The following are from one region of the Nicotiana tomentosiformis chromosome 7, ASM39032v3, whole genome shotgun sequence genome:
- the LOC138896498 gene encoding uncharacterized protein, which translates to MKVKPKRPFSWYNLQGADNLKFKGKATTSIGQSEEPRVVSTGSEPSTAEGSSAAMPPPSSGPSVTAPLSVPSSSAYPQTSLWVSQMLSSINNMLQVATSKLSVLSSAAATQAVPTQLQVPPSVEDSLKELLDNQKKLLDNQKKILETLDTHGKVIKELGKPVKKMKKTQASKVSVELLKKEVEKFTSIGDIPLDLLMEETALTAQTAQASEQEADREPVRGFVVPQTETT; encoded by the coding sequence ATGAAGGTGAAGCCGAAAAGGCCCTTCTCTTGGTACAACCTTCAGGGAGCAGACAACCTAAAGTTCAAAGGAAAAGCCACTACCTCCattggccagtctgaagagccaagggtagtgtCCACTGGTTCCGAGCCTTCCACAGCGGAGGGTTCTTCGGCTGCTATGCCACCTCCCTCATCCGGGCCTTCTGTCACAGCCCCATTATCTGTGCCCTCATCTTCCGCATATCCTCAGACTTCACTGTGGGTCTCTCAGATGCTATCCAGTATCAACAACATGTTGCAGGTAGCTACATCAAAGCTGTCTGTCTTATCTAGTGCAGCCGCAACACAGGCAGTCCCAACACaacttcaggtacctccatcagtggaggattcattgaaggagcttttggacaaccagaagaagctcctggacaaccaAAAGAAAATTCTGGAGACATTAGATACTCATGGGAAGGTGATCAAGGAGCTGGGCAAGCCGGTCAAAAAGATGAAGAAGACTCAAGCTTCAAAAGTGTCAGTGGAGCTGCTGAAGAAGGAGGTAGAGAAGTTCACTTCTATCGGAGATATTCCACTGGACCTACTTATGGAGGAGACTGCCCTCACAGCACAGACAGCACAAGCATCAGAGCAGGAGGCTGACAGAGAGCCGGTGAGAGGATTTGTGGTGCCccagacagagaccacatag